One stretch of Tepiditoga spiralis DNA includes these proteins:
- a CDS encoding ABC transporter substrate-binding protein: MKKLLFVFIALISSILFFAEDVEWLVVDVDGGVPGNTLFLGTTSGPKTLNPATSQETSSNDIISLFLDSMLQQDQYGFVTQPALAKSWKYEKTSEGGVSYYFTLRKGLKWSDGEPLTIDDVIFTFEKIYFKNDMTPNGNDSYLDSEKNLPIIEKVDNYTVKFTYKTLVRNGNGIFGGTSILPKHIFKDHVSSSDALAQTWTVDQLKSVVASGPFILKDYKEGVRIVLEKNPNYYAKSKDGIRLPYLDKIIYTILPNNQTELLRFKAGDLDLMGITANDYPTLKAGEEEGNYKTIVGELNPGPSFIAFNFNAPEKYKRAWFRDSEFRKAVSFALDRNSVVDNMLNGMGAAVFSREVPDSKYYDEETINRMHYKYSLSKAKSILRKAGYVLKNGKLFDKFGNQVTFSIETNVSTEVWVDIANILKDSLQKLGIDVIFTPIQFNTLVQKIITTGQWDAVILRLSGDTPDPAAENVWTLKGGLHFWNFSPETKEFVDKEDYFVPDYEKRIDEIMVQQKTLLDDEKLTKLFKEFNNILAEEQVLIYTFAQNYLVAVNNKVHLYTKKPNPYIKSTYRIYAIWKEN; encoded by the coding sequence TTGAAAAAGTTACTATTTGTATTTATTGCTTTGATTTCTTCAATACTATTTTTTGCAGAAGACGTAGAGTGGTTAGTTGTAGATGTTGATGGTGGAGTTCCAGGAAATACTTTGTTTTTAGGAACAACATCTGGTCCAAAGACATTAAATCCTGCAACTTCTCAAGAAACATCATCAAATGATATTATTTCATTGTTTTTAGATAGTATGTTACAACAAGATCAATATGGATTTGTAACACAGCCAGCCTTAGCTAAATCTTGGAAATATGAAAAAACATCAGAAGGTGGAGTTTCATATTATTTTACTTTAAGAAAAGGTTTAAAATGGTCTGATGGAGAACCACTAACAATTGATGATGTTATTTTTACTTTTGAAAAAATTTATTTTAAAAATGACATGACACCTAATGGAAATGATTCTTACTTAGATTCAGAAAAAAATCTTCCAATTATCGAAAAGGTAGATAATTATACAGTAAAATTTACTTACAAAACTTTAGTAAGAAATGGTAATGGGATTTTTGGAGGTACAAGTATATTACCAAAACATATATTTAAAGACCATGTTTCTAGCTCAGATGCTCTAGCTCAAACTTGGACAGTTGATCAATTAAAATCTGTTGTTGCATCCGGACCATTTATTTTAAAGGACTATAAGGAAGGCGTAAGGATTGTTTTAGAAAAAAATCCAAATTATTATGCTAAATCAAAAGATGGAATTAGATTACCTTATTTAGATAAAATAATTTATACTATATTACCAAATAATCAAACTGAATTATTAAGATTTAAAGCAGGAGATTTAGATTTAATGGGAATTACTGCAAATGACTATCCAACACTTAAAGCAGGTGAAGAGGAAGGAAACTATAAAACAATAGTTGGAGAGTTGAATCCTGGACCATCATTTATTGCTTTTAATTTTAATGCTCCAGAAAAATATAAAAGAGCTTGGTTTAGAGATTCGGAATTTAGAAAAGCAGTTTCTTTTGCTTTAGATAGAAATTCTGTTGTTGACAATATGTTAAATGGTATGGGCGCAGCAGTATTTTCAAGAGAAGTACCTGATTCAAAGTATTATGATGAAGAAACAATCAATAGAATGCATTATAAATATAGCTTAAGTAAAGCCAAAAGTATTTTAAGAAAAGCTGGATATGTTTTAAAAAATGGAAAGTTATTTGATAAATTTGGAAATCAAGTTACATTTTCTATAGAAACAAATGTTAGTACAGAAGTTTGGGTAGATATTGCTAATATTTTAAAAGATTCATTACAAAAACTTGGTATAGACGTTATATTTACTCCTATTCAATTCAATACATTAGTTCAAAAAATTATAACAACTGGTCAATGGGATGCTGTTATACTAAGATTATCAGGAGATACTCCTGATCCAGCTGCAGAAAATGTTTGGACATTAAAAGGTGGACTTCATTTTTGGAATTTCTCACCAGAAACTAAAGAGTTTGTTGATAAAGAAGATTATTTTGTACCAGATTATGAAAAGAGAATAGATGAAATTATGGTGCAACAGAAAACACTATTAGATGATGAAAAATTAACAAAACTATTTAAAGAATTCAATAATATTTTAGCTGAAGAACAAGTGTTAATTTATACTTTTGCACAAAATTACTTAGTAGCTGTAAACAACAAGGTACATTTATATACAAAAAAACCAAACCCTTATATAAAAAGTACATATAGAATTTATGCAATTTGGAAGGAAAATTAA
- a CDS encoding response regulator transcription factor, translating to MIKVMIVDDQTLVREGISMLLSLCHDIELVAEASNGEEALNLIEEKKPDVILMDIKMPIMNGVKATKIIKVKYPNIKILILTTFKDDEFIFEALKNGADGYILKDVKSDKIIESIKTVYSGNLLLHSEIANKVIKELGNKSKNTKENKLEINGPYESLTSREVEIAQLISIGKSNKEISQLLFITEGTVKNHITRILSKLQIRDRTQLALYVQKVMNG from the coding sequence ATGATTAAAGTAATGATTGTGGATGACCAAACTTTAGTTAGAGAAGGAATATCTATGTTATTGAGTTTGTGTCATGATATAGAGTTAGTTGCAGAAGCTTCAAATGGAGAGGAGGCCTTGAATTTAATAGAAGAAAAAAAGCCTGATGTTATTTTAATGGATATAAAAATGCCTATAATGAATGGGGTGAAAGCAACTAAAATAATAAAAGTAAAATATCCAAATATAAAAATATTAATATTAACTACATTTAAAGATGATGAATTTATTTTTGAAGCATTGAAAAATGGAGCAGATGGATATATATTAAAAGATGTAAAGTCCGATAAAATAATAGAATCAATAAAAACGGTTTATTCTGGAAATCTTTTACTACATTCTGAAATTGCAAATAAAGTTATTAAAGAACTTGGAAATAAAAGTAAAAATACAAAAGAAAACAAATTAGAAATAAATGGTCCTTATGAATCATTAACTTCAAGAGAGGTAGAAATTGCACAATTAATATCAATTGGAAAATCTAATAAAGAAATTAGTCAATTGCTTTTTATTACTGAAGGAACTGTTAAGAATCATATAACAAGGATACTTTCAAAGCTACAAATTAGAGATAGAACACAATTGGCACTTTATGTGCAAAAAGTTATGAATGGATGA
- a CDS encoding sensor histidine kinase yields the protein MKKKIFFSIKFLILILVILTLYTNFIYFIGKFFLYTTFLIIVFINDILRTSYFLKKKIIYFSSISFSLLSITYISTFVNGDAIFLFYLYLYEFIIINKNKKYLLLHIFLYVFMSTKELMNYTDFNFITLWKNYGFSILTNYIIYFLIIFALITLKNQYHERKKAEKLNVELKKSLKTIADLSIEKERNRIAQEMHDSIGHKLSALIMRLDYIEKIIDIDAKKAKEHILKSQEISRSTMKSLREAVYALKENEQFYSLSDSINKLIKNIKIENIEIDFKYSKEINNIDLDIQNIIYKTVMESLTNSIKHGKPSKINLNILKNNNEITLNIKDNGIGCLNIQKSTGLNGIEERIKKVNGQVIFNSLNKEGFETKIVIPLMEGLK from the coding sequence GTGAAGAAAAAAATATTTTTTTCTATAAAATTTTTAATATTAATTTTAGTTATTTTAACTTTATATACTAACTTTATATATTTTATTGGTAAGTTTTTTTTATATACTACATTTTTAATTATAGTATTTATAAATGATATACTCAGAACTTCTTATTTTTTAAAGAAAAAAATCATATATTTTTCTTCTATTAGTTTTTCTCTTTTAAGTATAACTTACATCTCAACATTTGTTAATGGAGATGCTATATTCCTATTTTATTTATATTTATACGAATTTATAATAATAAATAAGAATAAGAAATATTTATTATTACATATATTTTTATATGTATTTATGAGTACAAAAGAATTAATGAATTATACAGATTTTAACTTTATAACACTTTGGAAAAATTATGGATTTTCAATACTAACAAACTATATTATATATTTTCTAATAATTTTTGCTTTAATAACATTAAAAAATCAATATCATGAAAGAAAAAAAGCAGAAAAATTAAATGTAGAATTAAAAAAATCTCTTAAAACAATAGCAGATTTATCAATAGAAAAAGAAAGAAATAGAATTGCTCAAGAAATGCATGATTCAATTGGGCACAAACTATCGGCACTTATTATGAGATTGGATTACATAGAAAAAATAATAGACATTGATGCAAAAAAAGCAAAAGAACACATATTAAAATCTCAAGAAATTTCAAGAAGTACTATGAAATCATTAAGAGAAGCAGTGTATGCATTAAAAGAAAATGAACAATTTTATTCGCTTTCTGATTCTATTAATAAATTAATAAAAAATATAAAAATTGAGAATATTGAAATTGACTTTAAATATAGCAAAGAAATAAATAATATTGATTTAGACATTCAAAATATAATATACAAAACAGTTATGGAAAGCTTAACAAATAGTATTAAACATGGGAAGCCTTCAAAAATAAATTTAAATATTTTAAAAAATAATAATGAAATTACTTTAAATATAAAAGATAATGGTATAGGATGTTTAAATATACAAAAAAGTACTGGATTAAATGGAATAGAAGAGCGAATAAAAAAAGTGAATGGCCAAGTAATATTTAATTCTTTAAATAAAGAAGGTTTTGAAACTAAAATTGTAATACCTTTGATGGAGGGATTAAAATGA
- the htpG gene encoding molecular chaperone HtpG: MSTKMNFQTETKKLLDLMIHSIYTNKEIFLRELISNSSDAIDKIRFESLKNPEILNGDNKFEIKLELKDNKLIIEDNGIGMSYDEVIENIGTIARSGTKKFIEELKKEENNTNDLIGQFGVGFYSAFMVAEKVTLETKKYNEREGVIWKSEGNGEFTIDKTEKNNRGTKITLELRKDIEDEIKLDEDKIKELIKKYSNYIKYPIKMEIEKEGKKELEILNSMESLWMKNKKDIKKEEYDEFYKETFHDWIDPFEIIHTKAEGSIEYTALLFIPSKLPIDYYSKNYKRGIQLYSKNVFIMEKYEDLLPEYLGFIKGLVDSPDFSLNISRELLQQSRQLQIVKKNIEKKVLNTLENILKKDQKRYIEFWEQFGRSIKSGIYENLTNKEKLENLLIFKSSFEKDYTTLNSYIERMKEDQKYIYFASGENVESIEKLPQLEAVLDNGYEVLYFNDSIDEFLVQMMREFKGKEFKSISSNDLNLKNEEEVKKLEKENGSLLEEIKEILKEKVSEVKLSSRLKTSPVCIVTGNMGISTNMEKILKELDQLPFKADKVLEINPNHDLFKTMEELHRNGEKEKLRDYSELLYNQALILEGLKPENPTELVNLISKLITK, from the coding sequence ATGTCTACAAAAATGAACTTTCAAACTGAAACAAAAAAGCTTTTAGATTTAATGATTCATTCTATTTATACAAATAAGGAAATTTTTTTAAGAGAATTAATTTCAAATTCATCAGATGCTATTGATAAAATAAGATTTGAATCTTTAAAAAATCCAGAAATTTTAAATGGAGATAATAAATTTGAAATTAAATTAGAATTAAAAGACAATAAATTAATTATAGAAGATAATGGTATTGGAATGTCTTATGACGAAGTTATTGAAAATATTGGTACAATTGCAAGATCCGGAACTAAAAAATTTATTGAAGAATTAAAAAAAGAAGAAAATAATACAAATGATTTAATAGGTCAATTTGGTGTTGGATTTTATTCTGCTTTCATGGTTGCAGAAAAAGTTACTTTAGAAACCAAAAAATACAATGAAAGAGAAGGTGTAATTTGGAAATCAGAAGGAAATGGTGAATTTACTATCGATAAAACAGAAAAAAATAATAGAGGAACAAAAATAACTTTAGAACTTAGAAAAGATATAGAAGATGAAATAAAATTAGATGAAGATAAAATAAAAGAATTAATAAAAAAATATTCTAATTATATTAAATATCCAATAAAAATGGAAATAGAAAAAGAAGGAAAAAAAGAATTAGAAATATTAAATTCTATGGAATCATTGTGGATGAAGAACAAAAAAGATATAAAAAAAGAAGAATATGATGAATTTTATAAAGAAACTTTTCATGATTGGATTGATCCATTTGAAATTATTCATACTAAAGCAGAAGGTAGTATAGAATATACCGCATTGTTGTTTATTCCATCAAAATTACCAATAGATTATTATTCTAAGAATTATAAAAGAGGAATACAACTCTATTCTAAAAATGTTTTTATTATGGAAAAATATGAAGACTTATTACCAGAATATTTAGGATTTATAAAAGGACTTGTAGATTCTCCTGATTTTTCTTTAAATATCTCAAGAGAATTATTACAACAAAGTAGACAATTGCAAATCGTTAAAAAAAATATTGAAAAAAAGGTATTAAACACTTTAGAAAATATACTAAAAAAAGATCAAAAAAGATACATTGAATTTTGGGAACAATTTGGTAGGTCTATAAAATCAGGTATATATGAAAATTTAACTAATAAAGAAAAATTAGAAAATCTATTAATTTTTAAATCATCTTTTGAAAAAGATTATACAACTTTAAATAGTTATATTGAAAGAATGAAAGAAGATCAAAAATATATTTATTTTGCATCTGGAGAAAATGTTGAAAGTATTGAAAAATTACCTCAATTAGAAGCTGTTTTAGATAATGGCTATGAAGTTTTATACTTTAATGATAGTATAGATGAATTTTTAGTTCAAATGATGAGAGAGTTTAAAGGAAAAGAATTTAAATCAATTAGTAGTAATGATTTAAATTTAAAAAATGAAGAAGAAGTTAAAAAATTAGAAAAAGAAAATGGTTCTTTACTTGAAGAAATAAAAGAAATATTAAAAGAAAAAGTTTCAGAAGTTAAATTAAGTTCAAGATTGAAAACATCACCAGTTTGTATAGTTACAGGAAATATGGGAATATCAACAAATATGGAAAAAATATTAAAAGAGTTAGATCAACTTCCATTTAAAGCCGATAAAGTTCTTGAAATTAATCCAAACCACGATTTATTTAAAACTATGGAGGAATTACATAGAAATGGTGAAAAAGAAAAATTAAGAGATTACTCAGAATTATTATACAATCAAGCATTAATTTTAGAAGGTTTAAAACCAGAAAATCCAACTGAATTAGTAAATTTAATTTCTAAATTAATAACAAAATAA